The following coding sequences are from one Buchnera aphidicola (Nippolachnus piri) window:
- the rlmN gene encoding 23S rRNA (adenine(2503)-C(2))-methyltransferase RlmN — MLINKLCKEKKLKKINLLSLNITKMENFCIFLGEKKFRASQIMYWIYQKFYKNFDKMTNLSKIFIKKLKKYAFVKTPLLKFQEISKDGTIKLGFELNKKIIETIYIPEKKRITLCISSQIGCPLKCNFCATGKLGFFRNLLVEEIIGQVWYVMRQSYKKKKLYKKITNIVMMGMGEPLLNFHNIQIVLDILLHKNCSNFSKHKITVSTAGIVPALIKMKKKLDISLAISLHASNNEIRNSLMPINYKYNIQELIFAVKNYLKISKANRSRVTIEYVMLKDINDQKKHAKELIKLLKNLSCKINLIPWNPIPNSLYVSSPMENIINFSKILMQKGFVTLIRKNRGMDINAACGQLSGQKKLKNF; from the coding sequence ATGTTAATAAATAAATTATGTAAAGAAAAAAAATTAAAAAAAATTAATTTATTAAGTTTAAATATTACAAAAATGGAAAATTTTTGTATTTTTTTAGGAGAAAAAAAATTTAGAGCGTCGCAAATTATGTATTGGATTTATCAAAAGTTTTATAAAAATTTTGATAAAATGACGAATTTAAGTAAAATATTTATTAAAAAATTGAAAAAATATGCATTTGTAAAAACACCTCTTTTAAAATTTCAAGAAATTTCAAAAGATGGTACGATTAAATTAGGATTTGAATTAAATAAAAAAATTATAGAAACTATATATATTCCAGAAAAAAAAAGAATAACTTTATGTATTTCTTCTCAAATAGGATGTCCTTTAAAATGTAATTTTTGTGCTACCGGAAAATTAGGATTTTTTCGAAATTTATTAGTAGAAGAAATTATAGGTCAAGTTTGGTATGTAATGCGGCAATCATATAAAAAAAAAAAATTATATAAAAAAATTACTAATATCGTCATGATGGGAATGGGAGAGCCATTATTAAATTTTCACAATATTCAAATAGTTTTAGATATTTTATTACATAAAAATTGTAGTAATTTTTCTAAACATAAAATTACTGTATCGACTGCAGGTATAGTACCAGCTTTAATAAAAATGAAAAAAAAACTTGATATTTCTTTAGCAATTTCTTTACATGCTTCAAACAATGAAATACGTAATTCTTTAATGCCGATAAATTATAAATATAATATTCAAGAATTAATTTTTGCTGTTAAAAATTATTTAAAAATTTCTAAAGCAAACCGTAGTCGCGTTACAATTGAATATGTTATGTTAAAAGATATTAATGATCAAAAAAAACATGCAAAAGAATTAATAAAATTATTAAAAAATTTGTCTTGTAAAATTAATTTAATTCCGTGGAATCCAATTCCTAATTCTTTATATGTTTCTAGTCCTATGGAAAATATTATAAATTTTTCAAAAATTTTAATGCAAAAAGGTTTTGTTACTTTAATCCGTAAAAATAGAGGTATGGATATTAATGCAGCATGTGGACAATTATCAGGTCAAAAAAAATTAAAAAATTTTTAA
- the gap gene encoding type I glyceraldehyde-3-phosphate dehydrogenase, whose translation MEIKIAINGFGRIGRMIFRLSQKFSNIKIVAINDILNIEYIKYLIKYDSTHGRFNKSIQILKNSLKINNQKIKIFSEKNPQNLPWKKLNVDVVIESTGIFLTKKLSMLHLQAGAKKVILTGPPKDNVPMFVRGVNFHEYNGEKIVSNASCTTNCLAPLSKILNEEFEIIEGLMTTVHATTATQKTVDGATLKDWRGGRSALQNIIPSSTGAAQAVGKILPILNNKITGIAFRVPVANVSVVDFTVRLKKSISYQNICEIIKEASETYMEDVIGYTEDDVVSSDFNGSFLTSIFDAKAGISINKNFFKLISWYDNEIGYSSKVLDLVNWIMTFE comes from the coding sequence ATGGAAATAAAAATTGCAATAAATGGTTTTGGTAGAATAGGTCGTATGATTTTTAGATTATCTCAAAAATTTTCTAATATAAAAATTGTTGCGATTAATGATATTTTAAATATTGAATATATTAAATATTTAATAAAATACGATTCTACACATGGAAGATTTAATAAATCTATACAAATTTTAAAAAATTCTTTAAAAATTAATAATCAAAAAATTAAAATTTTTTCAGAAAAAAATCCTCAAAATTTACCTTGGAAAAAATTAAATGTAGATGTTGTAATAGAATCTACAGGAATATTTTTAACAAAAAAATTGTCAATGTTACATTTACAAGCAGGAGCTAAAAAAGTTATTTTAACCGGTCCACCTAAAGATAATGTTCCTATGTTTGTGCGTGGAGTAAATTTTCATGAATATAATGGTGAAAAAATAGTTTCTAATGCTTCTTGTACCACTAATTGTTTAGCTCCTTTAAGTAAAATTTTAAATGAAGAATTTGAAATTATAGAAGGTTTAATGACTACCGTGCATGCTACTACTGCAACACAAAAAACAGTGGATGGAGCTACTTTAAAAGATTGGCGTGGTGGTCGAAGTGCTCTGCAAAATATTATTCCTTCTTCTACTGGTGCTGCTCAAGCTGTAGGAAAAATTTTACCTATTTTAAATAATAAAATTACTGGAATCGCATTTCGTGTACCTGTAGCAAATGTTTCTGTAGTAGATTTTACAGTACGTTTAAAAAAATCAATTTCTTATCAAAATATTTGTGAAATTATAAAAGAAGCTTCTGAAACATATATGGAAGATGTAATAGGATATACTGAAGATGATGTAGTATCTAGTGATTTTAATGGTTCTTTTTTAACTTCTATTTTTGATGCTAAAGCAGGAATTTCAATTAATAAAAATTTTTTTAAATTAATTTCTTGGTATGATAATGAAATTGGATATTCTAGTAAAGTTTTAGATTTAGTAAATTGGATTATGACATTTGAATAA
- a CDS encoding YciC family protein → MCFLKNILVYETSDFLKRNFLNLLIISIFCSFLTIMIHFILGPNSYNLSRVYGTNFFDSFAIIKRTPYFTLHQQKILFNLSFIKMSSILINNTILCASIMYMFQYHNLEEIFDVIKILKKSFKFMPPLLLLMFVTASIIEIGFIFFTLSGIILSILLFISPIIFLVDNTSIYETIKKSLKISWKHISKIFFPIFTWLLCKLLLIIIFATFCFFSTYINFFILQIIINLLTITVYTYIFYFYIFLNQNKI, encoded by the coding sequence ATGTGTTTTTTAAAAAATATACTTGTATATGAGACTTCTGATTTTTTAAAACGTAATTTTTTAAATTTATTAATAATATCTATATTTTGTTCTTTTTTAACAATAATGATACATTTTATTTTAGGACCAAATTCATATAATTTATCAAGAGTATATGGAACAAACTTTTTCGATTCTTTCGCAATTATTAAAAGAACACCTTATTTCACGTTACATCAACAAAAAATTTTATTTAATTTATCTTTTATAAAGATGTCTTCAATCTTAATAAATAATACTATTTTATGTGCGTCTATTATGTATATGTTTCAATATCATAATTTAGAAGAAATATTTGATGTTATAAAAATTTTAAAAAAATCTTTTAAATTTATGCCTCCATTACTATTATTAATGTTTGTTACAGCTAGTATAATAGAAATTGGATTTATTTTTTTTACATTATCAGGAATAATATTAAGTATTTTATTATTTATTTCACCTATCATATTTTTAGTAGATAATACTTCTATTTATGAAACTATAAAAAAAAGTTTAAAAATTTCATGGAAACATATTTCTAAAATTTTTTTTCCTATATTTACCTGGTTATTATGTAAATTATTACTAATTATTATTTTTGCAACATTTTGTTTTTTTTCTACATATATAAATTTTTTTATTTTACAAATTATAATCAATTTACTTACAATAACAGTTTATACATATATTTTTTATTTTTATATTTTTTTAAATCAAAATAAAATATAA
- the glyA gene encoding serine hydroxymethyltransferase yields MENSTKILFDSKIENLILQEKKRQQNTINLIASENYTSKTVMEAQGSCLTNKYAEGYISKRFYNGCIIIDKIEEIAIQRAKKLFSVEYANVQPHSGSQANAAIFLALLKPGDIILGMKLTHGGHLTHGSKVNFSGKIYKSIFYGVNKKGKIDYVELKKLAQLYKPKLIIGGFSSYSRICNWKKIRKIADSVNAYFLADISHVVGLIIAGLYPSPFKYAHIVSTTTHKTLGGPRGGLILVRKGSEKLYQKLNSSVFPGIQGGPLMHVIAAKAIAFKEALSKNFLKLQKNILKNAKYMTKIFFKENFKIVSQKTENHLFVLNLFNKNITGQYASNILESANIIVNKNIIPNDSQNPFITSGIRIGTVALSKRNFSKEEVIKISYLICDILNNPKNFDLHKKIKCQVINLCQKHPIYIE; encoded by the coding sequence ATGGAAAATTCTACTAAAATATTATTTGATTCTAAAATTGAAAATTTAATATTACAAGAAAAAAAAAGACAACAAAATACAATTAATTTGATAGCATCTGAAAATTATACTAGTAAAACTGTTATGGAAGCACAAGGATCATGTTTAACAAATAAATATGCTGAAGGATATATTTCTAAAAGATTTTATAATGGTTGTATTATAATAGATAAAATTGAAGAAATAGCTATTCAAAGAGCTAAAAAATTATTTTCAGTTGAATATGCTAATGTACAACCACATTCAGGATCTCAAGCTAATGCTGCTATTTTCTTAGCTCTTTTAAAACCTGGAGATATTATTTTAGGTATGAAATTGACTCATGGAGGACATTTAACTCATGGTTCTAAAGTAAATTTTTCTGGAAAAATTTATAAATCTATTTTTTATGGTGTTAATAAAAAAGGAAAAATTGATTATGTAGAATTAAAAAAATTAGCTCAATTGTATAAACCAAAGTTAATTATTGGAGGTTTTTCTTCATATTCTAGAATTTGTAATTGGAAAAAAATAAGAAAAATAGCAGATTCTGTTAATGCATATTTTTTAGCCGATATTTCTCATGTTGTTGGTTTAATTATAGCTGGTTTATATCCTAGTCCTTTTAAATATGCACATATTGTAAGTACGACTACTCATAAAACTTTAGGTGGACCTCGAGGAGGATTAATTTTAGTACGTAAAGGTTCTGAAAAATTATATCAAAAATTAAATTCCTCTGTTTTTCCTGGTATTCAAGGGGGACCTTTAATGCATGTAATAGCTGCAAAAGCAATAGCATTTAAAGAAGCTTTAAGTAAAAATTTTTTAAAACTTCAAAAAAACATTTTAAAAAATGCTAAATATATGACAAAAATATTTTTTAAAGAAAATTTTAAAATTGTATCTCAAAAAACAGAAAATCATTTATTTGTATTAAATTTATTTAATAAAAATATTACAGGTCAATATGCAAGTAATATTTTAGAATCTGCAAATATTATTGTAAATAAAAATATTATTCCAAATGATTCTCAAAATCCTTTTATTACTTCTGGAATTCGTATTGGAACAGTAGCACTTTCTAAAAGAAATTTTTCAAAAGAAGAAGTAATTAAAATTTCATATTTAATTTGTGATATTTTAAATAATCCAAAAAATTTTGATTTACATAAAAAAATTAAATGTCAAGTAATAAATTTATGTCAAAAACATCCTATTTATATTGAATAA
- the hisS gene encoding histidine--tRNA ligase, which translates to MKYRYQSIRGMHDFFLEEMQYLNYLEVNLKNILNSYSFSEIRFPILETSEIFEKIIGNNTEIVQKEMYNFLDRKKKKISLRPEGTASCIRACIQHNLFQNNVIQKLWYLGPMFRYERPQKGRFRQFHQLGIENFGISNIISDLELLKININIWKFFNIFDKVTLEINSIGSLKIRQKYALELKKFLKNYEHTFSISEKKLLFFNPIRLLDSKCKNVQNLITKGPCLTDFLEKKSKNRFKKLCFFLDHNNIPYIINLNLVRGLDYYNDTVFEWKTRFLGSQNTICAGGRYDNLVSILGGPKIPSIGCAIGMERLLLLCKTNVKYFISDISKIYLSIFCNNPVYNFFILKIAEKLRYLWPFLKINSDFSNFKFSKIIKTTILKKIKFLLIIEEKKFFYNKIIIKNLFTKIQYSVKLNRIFKKPCLFI; encoded by the coding sequence ATGAAATATCGATATCAATCTATTCGAGGTATGCACGATTTTTTTTTAGAAGAAATGCAATATTTAAATTATTTAGAAGTAAACCTTAAAAATATTTTAAATTCTTATAGTTTTTCAGAAATACGTTTTCCAATTCTTGAAACTTCTGAAATTTTTGAAAAAATTATTGGTAATAATACAGAAATTGTTCAAAAAGAAATGTATAATTTTTTAGATCGAAAAAAAAAAAAAATTTCATTAAGACCTGAAGGAACAGCAAGTTGTATCCGAGCTTGCATTCAACACAATTTGTTTCAGAATAATGTCATACAAAAATTATGGTATTTAGGGCCTATGTTTCGTTATGAAAGACCTCAGAAAGGCAGATTTCGTCAATTTCATCAATTAGGAATTGAAAATTTTGGTATTTCAAATATAATTTCAGATCTTGAATTATTAAAAATAAATATTAATATTTGGAAATTTTTTAATATTTTTGATAAAGTAACATTAGAAATTAATTCAATAGGATCTTTAAAAATTCGTCAAAAATACGCATTAGAATTAAAAAAATTTTTAAAAAATTATGAACATACTTTTTCTATATCAGAAAAAAAATTATTATTTTTTAATCCTATTCGTTTATTAGATAGTAAATGTAAAAATGTTCAAAATTTAATTACTAAAGGTCCATGTTTAACTGATTTTTTAGAAAAAAAATCTAAAAATAGATTTAAAAAATTATGTTTTTTTTTAGATCATAATAATATTCCATATATAATTAATCTAAATTTAGTACGAGGATTAGATTATTATAATGATACAGTTTTTGAATGGAAAACTCGGTTTTTAGGTTCCCAAAATACTATTTGTGCTGGAGGGAGGTATGATAATTTAGTTTCTATATTAGGAGGACCTAAAATTCCTTCAATAGGATGCGCTATTGGAATGGAAAGATTATTATTATTATGTAAAACAAATGTTAAATATTTTATTTCTGATATTTCAAAGATTTATTTAAGTATATTTTGTAATAATCCTGTATATAATTTTTTTATTTTAAAAATTGCAGAAAAATTGCGTTATTTATGGCCTTTTTTAAAAATTAATTCAGATTTTTCAAATTTTAAATTTTCAAAAATTATTAAAACTACAATATTAAAAAAAATAAAATTTTTGTTAATTATAGAAGAAAAAAAATTTTTTTATAATAAAATTATTATTAAAAATTTATTTACAAAAATACAATATAGTGTGAAATTAAATCGTATTTTTAAGAAACCATGTTTATTTATATAA
- a CDS encoding flavodoxin has translation MKKIGIFYGSDTGNTEKSAYLIGKKLKIKKSFIFDISQHSIKKLKNYQILFLGISTWYYGEVQSDWDEYLNILKKISLKNKIVALFGCGDQIDYSEYFCDAIGILYSFLKKKNVFFVGKWPTSQYNFEKSRAQINNTHFCGLLLDFDHQPELTKIRIKNWIQQVLLDIKNNNYF, from the coding sequence ATGAAAAAAATTGGTATTTTTTATGGTAGTGATACTGGTAATACTGAAAAATCTGCTTATCTTATTGGAAAAAAATTAAAAATAAAAAAATCTTTTATATTTGATATTTCGCAACATTCTATAAAAAAATTAAAAAATTATCAAATTTTATTTTTAGGTATATCTACATGGTATTATGGAGAAGTACAAAGTGATTGGGATGAATATTTAAATATTTTAAAAAAAATTTCTTTAAAAAATAAAATTGTTGCATTGTTTGGTTGTGGAGATCAAATCGATTATAGTGAATATTTTTGTGATGCTATAGGAATTTTATATTCTTTTCTTAAAAAAAAAAATGTATTTTTTGTAGGAAAATGGCCAACATCACAATATAATTTTGAAAAATCTAGAGCACAAATAAACAATACTCATTTTTGTGGATTACTATTAGATTTTGATCATCAACCAGAATTAACTAAAATACGGATAAAAAATTGGATTCAACAAGTATTACTAGATATTAAAAATAATAATTATTTTTGA
- a CDS encoding inositol monophosphatase family protein yields MHPILNIAIRAIRKGGNFIAQNYDKNNIFGKSIETKKYLKNIQNISFNIISEVILKVYPNDLILKNTLYNNFKTEKKKKWIINTLDGKINFLHKIPHFCISIVIIENNVKKISVIYDPIKNDLFTAIKGKGAQLNGYRIRCSTHNIFLHSIIHIYFLNSKENFTKKNFFLFQKFFKKENYIRQTGCLSLDLAYLASGKFDFFVGFNIKLSNFIAGELQILESGALINNFFENSNDIFKKNILAGNNNFLRLILQKIF; encoded by the coding sequence ATGCATCCGATACTAAATATAGCTATTCGAGCAATTAGAAAAGGTGGTAATTTTATCGCTCAAAATTATGATAAAAATAATATTTTTGGAAAGTCTATAGAAACTAAAAAATATTTAAAAAATATTCAAAATATTTCTTTTAATATAATTTCAGAAGTTATTTTAAAAGTTTATCCTAATGATCTCATTCTTAAAAATACTTTATATAATAATTTTAAAACAGAAAAAAAAAAAAAATGGATTATTAATACATTAGATGGAAAAATAAACTTTTTACATAAAATACCACATTTTTGTATATCTATTGTAATTATTGAAAACAATGTAAAAAAAATTTCAGTTATTTATGATCCAATAAAAAATGATTTGTTTACTGCTATTAAAGGAAAAGGAGCTCAATTAAATGGATATAGAATACGATGTAGTACTCATAATATTTTTTTACATAGTATAATTCATATTTATTTTTTAAATTCTAAAGAAAATTTTACAAAAAAAAATTTTTTTTTATTTCAAAAATTTTTCAAAAAAGAAAATTATATTAGACAAACAGGTTGTTTATCTTTAGATTTAGCATATTTAGCATCTGGAAAATTTGATTTTTTTGTCGGTTTTAATATAAAATTATCAAATTTTATAGCTGGAGAACTACAAATTTTAGAGTCTGGTGCATTAATAAACAATTTTTTTGAAAATTCTAATGATATTTTCAAAAAAAATATATTAGCAGGTAATAATAATTTTTTACGTTTAATATTACAAAAAATTTTTTAA
- a CDS encoding pseudouridine synthase, producing MKTEKIQKILSDLGFGSRRYIETQISLGTIYINNQIVIRGSRFNRSEIKKIKFQGKKIQKLKIEKKNTIQILKYYKPTGEICTSFDIFNRPTVFKNLPNKKNIRWIMIGRLDYNTSGLLLFTNSGKIAYRLMHPKYEIEREYLVYVYGNITIEKINILKKGIFLENVFCFFKKIIDLGGSKKKRWFKIVLSKGYTHEVRRLWFSINILVLQLKRIRFGNLKLCTNLLKYKFLFCKKFEIKRICNLIKILKK from the coding sequence TTGAAAACTGAAAAAATTCAAAAAATTTTATCTGATTTAGGATTTGGATCACGTCGTTATATAGAAACTCAAATTTCCTTAGGAACAATATATATTAATAATCAGATAGTGATACGTGGATCTAGATTTAATAGATCAGAAATTAAAAAAATAAAATTTCAAGGTAAAAAAATACAAAAACTAAAAATTGAAAAAAAAAATACTATACAGATCTTAAAATATTATAAACCAACTGGAGAAATATGTACTTCTTTTGATATTTTTAATAGACCTACTGTTTTTAAAAATTTACCTAATAAAAAAAATATTCGTTGGATTATGATTGGAAGATTAGATTATAATACTTCTGGATTATTATTATTTACAAATTCAGGAAAAATAGCATATCGTTTAATGCATCCTAAATATGAAATTGAACGAGAATATTTAGTATATGTATATGGAAATATTACTATAGAAAAAATTAATATATTAAAAAAAGGGATTTTTTTAGAAAATGTTTTTTGTTTTTTTAAAAAAATTATTGATTTAGGGGGTTCAAAAAAAAAAAGATGGTTTAAAATAGTTTTATCTAAAGGTTATACTCATGAAGTACGACGATTATGGTTTTCTATAAATATTTTAGTATTACAATTAAAGCGTATTAGATTTGGAAATCTAAAATTATGTACAAATTTATTAAAGTATAAATTTTTATTCTGTAAAAAATTTGAAATTAAAAGAATATGTAATTTAATAAAAATATTAAAAAAATAA
- a CDS encoding DEAD/DEAH box helicase, which produces MNTNIKIFKKNQTIIHLNYGIGRYQGIHLIKNKNQEMEFIIIMYAKKTKLYVPITSLYLINIYPESINSKIILHTLGNDIWNTEKKKSFKKIYQIASQLLNVYSKRNFQIGFSFKKNSFHYKKFCQDFPYKETSDQKKVMQEVLLDMSKKKAMDRLICGDVGFGKTEIAMRAAFIALDNMKQVAILVPTTLLAQQHFYNFKKRFSKYTYKIKILTRFTKKKDVNCIIDQLKTKKINILIGTHKILSQKIIWKNLGLLIIDEEHRFGVSHKEIIKKIYINIDILTLTATPIPRTLQFSKLGLRDLSILKNPPKNRVPIKTFILKYDIFLIRKIILKAIKKQEQIYYLYNSVKKITKKAKKLKKIIPEARINIGHGQMSGKNLKKIIHDFILYKFDILICTTIIDTGIDISNVNTIIIENADKFGISQLHQLRGRVGRSYKQAYAWFFIKSKTKITKNAKKRLQALKSSKKIGEGLLLSTKDAEIRGVGEILGKNQSGHIQSFGLNLYKKLLYKAIKNLKNDNIFNLNFFHTVEIDFSISAIFPKNYIKNIDIRLFYYYKISKITTLKKLKKIKNNIINLYGVLPIFAKNLFFLEKIRILSSLLNIKKIYSRVKKSYIIFLKNSNLNTIWLSTEILKKPKKWKITKEKIYFYRNFKKDEDRIFWYYQWLKKLYISQKK; this is translated from the coding sequence ATGAATACTAACATAAAAATTTTTAAAAAAAATCAAACAATTATACATTTAAATTATGGAATAGGACGTTATCAAGGAATTCATTTAATTAAAAATAAAAATCAAGAAATGGAATTTATAATAATTATGTATGCAAAAAAAACTAAATTATATGTACCTATTACATCTTTGTATTTAATCAATATTTATCCAGAATCTATTAATTCTAAAATTATACTACATACTTTAGGAAATGATATTTGGAATACAGAAAAAAAAAAATCTTTTAAAAAAATATATCAAATAGCATCACAATTATTAAATGTATATTCAAAAAGAAATTTTCAAATTGGATTTTCTTTTAAAAAAAATTCTTTTCATTATAAAAAATTTTGTCAAGATTTTCCATATAAAGAAACATCAGATCAAAAAAAAGTTATGCAAGAAGTTTTATTAGATATGTCTAAAAAAAAAGCTATGGATCGTTTAATATGTGGTGATGTTGGATTCGGAAAAACTGAAATTGCTATGAGAGCCGCTTTTATCGCTTTAGATAATATGAAACAAGTTGCAATTTTAGTGCCTACTACTTTACTAGCTCAACAACATTTTTATAATTTTAAAAAAAGATTTTCTAAATACACTTATAAAATTAAAATTTTAACTCGTTTTACAAAAAAAAAAGATGTAAATTGTATAATTGACCAATTAAAAACTAAAAAAATTAATATTTTAATTGGTACACATAAAATATTATCTCAAAAAATTATTTGGAAAAATTTAGGATTATTAATTATTGATGAAGAACACCGTTTTGGAGTATCTCATAAAGAAATAATTAAAAAAATATATATAAATATTGATATTTTAACTTTAACTGCAACTCCTATTCCGAGAACATTACAATTTTCTAAATTAGGATTACGAGATTTATCTATTTTAAAAAATCCCCCAAAAAATAGAGTACCTATTAAAACTTTTATTTTAAAATATGATATTTTTTTAATTCGAAAAATTATTTTAAAAGCAATAAAAAAACAAGAACAAATTTATTATTTATATAATAGTGTTAAAAAGATTACAAAAAAAGCAAAAAAATTAAAAAAGATTATTCCAGAAGCTAGAATAAATATTGGTCATGGTCAAATGTCCGGTAAAAATTTAAAAAAAATTATCCATGATTTTATTTTATATAAATTTGATATTTTAATTTGTACAACGATTATTGATACTGGAATTGATATTTCTAATGTCAATACTATCATAATAGAAAATGCAGATAAATTTGGAATTTCACAATTACATCAATTACGTGGTCGTGTAGGTAGATCTTACAAGCAAGCATATGCTTGGTTTTTTATTAAATCAAAAACAAAAATTACAAAAAACGCTAAAAAAAGACTTCAAGCTTTAAAATCCTCTAAAAAAATAGGAGAAGGCTTATTATTATCTACAAAAGATGCTGAAATAAGAGGAGTAGGAGAAATCTTAGGAAAAAATCAAAGTGGTCATATTCAAAGTTTTGGTTTAAATTTATATAAAAAATTATTATATAAAGCTATTAAAAACCTTAAAAATGATAATATTTTTAATTTAAATTTTTTTCATACTGTTGAAATAGATTTCAGTATTTCAGCAATATTTCCAAAAAATTATATAAAAAATATAGATATTAGATTATTTTATTATTATAAAATTTCAAAAATTACTACATTAAAAAAATTAAAAAAAATTAAAAATAACATTATTAATTTATATGGTGTTTTACCTATTTTCGCCAAAAATTTATTTTTCTTAGAAAAAATACGAATTTTAAGTTCTTTATTAAATATTAAAAAAATTTATTCTCGTGTTAAAAAAAGTTATATAATTTTTTTAAAAAATTCCAATCTAAATACTATATGGTTATCAACAGAAATTTTAAAAAAACCTAAAAAATGGAAAATTACTAAAGAAAAAATTTATTTTTATAGAAATTTTAAAAAAGATGAAGATCGTATTTTTTGGTATTATCAGTGGTTAAAAAAATTATATATATCACAAAAAAAATAA